The following are encoded in a window of Rosa chinensis cultivar Old Blush chromosome 4, RchiOBHm-V2, whole genome shotgun sequence genomic DNA:
- the LOC112196341 gene encoding actin-related protein 2/3 complex subunit 2B isoform X4 — protein sequence MRKKGISLSMACLERASPALKEILLKLYHANKSTEIDHHLYEFGSVEYHIQSSASDEHITYLSISTPLLTQEVLLPYGFSHRTKQMVTAICPDAVEIIEPAKEGYQLTLRLDFAKLPNGKDSLKVIAEISAVQARILSSRLKEILMNVNSQDSYQGMYKPIKLVYRPSEPFFIIIQPQKIIAVFPIHFTDKPDVIIATTFFQELMDVGSSEKWAKAPPCCWSPIPPPGLRGELFEDLSTTGGFVSFEISPRHVKGKKLDKTVWSLLNFYAYVKFHVKSTRSFIQRRMRKRLEGLVELLHKRNIKVEDEEEEKRRHKIQGFKCTIRIANLPKLSVLKRRYNGFSRTIKRIRSRIRIHGFGRFRHRWLKIPKFSSSMGYTKLE from the exons ATGAGAAAGAAGGGGATATCTCTCAGTATGGCGTGTTTAGAGAGGGCCTCTCCAGCTTTGAAGGAAATCCTGCTCAAACTATACCA TGCCAACAAGTCCACAGAGATTGATCATCACTTGTATGAATTTGGGTCTGTGGAATACCATATCCAG TCATCAGCTTCAGATGAACACATTACATACTTGTCAATATCAACTCCACTACTTACCCAAGAAGTCCTGTTACCATATGGGTTTTCACATCGTACCAAACAGATGGTAACAGCAATTTGTCCTGATGCTGTTGAGATCATTGAACCTGCAAAAGAAGGATACCAGCTTACTTTAAGGCTTGATTTTGCTAAATTGCCAAACGGAAAAG ATTCACTGAAGGTAATTGCTGAGATTTCTGCTGTGCAAGCAAGAATATTAAGTTCTCGGCTTAAAGAAATTTTGATGAATGTCAACTCCCAAGATTCATATCAAGGGATGTATAAGCCAATCAAGCTTGTGTATCGCCCAAGTGAGCCTTTCTTCATAATTATACAG CCACAGAAAATCATAGCAGTATTCCCCATACATTTTACAGACAAACCAGATGTCATTATCGCAACAACCTTCTTTCAG GAACTTATGGATGTTGGAAGCTCTGAAAAATGGGCCAAAGCACCTCCTTGTTGCTGGTCACCAATTCCACCTCCAGGGTTAAGAGGGGAACTTTTTGAAGACTTGAGTACCACAGGAGGATTTGTGTCTTTTG AGATTTCTCCACGGCATGTCAAAGGTAAAAAACTGGACAAGACAGTATGGAGCTTATTGAATTTCTATGCCTATGTTAAATTCCATGTAAAG AGTACCAGAAGTTTTATTCAGAGAAGGATGAGAAAGCGTTTGGAGGGACTAGTTGAG CTCCTTCATAAGCGCAACATAAAAgtcgaagatgaagaagaagaaaagcgaAGACACAAGATTCAAG GATTCAAGTGTACGATAAGGATAGCCAATCTACCAAAACTTTCTGTCCTTAAACGAAGATATAATGGATTCAGCAGGACGATCAAGAGAATCCGATCTCGAATTAGAATCCATGGATTCGGGCGATTTCGTCACCGATGGTTGAAAATACCAAAGTTCTCTTCTTCAATGGGGTATACCAAATTAGAATAA
- the LOC112196341 gene encoding actin-related protein 2/3 complex subunit 2B isoform X2: MRKKGISLSMACLERASPALKEILLKLYHANKSTEIDHHLYEFGSVEYHIQSSASDEHITYLSISTPLLTQEVLLPYGFSHRTKQMVTAICPDAVEIIEPAKEGYQLTLRLDFAKLPNGKDSLKVIAEISAVQARILSSRLKEILMNVNSQDSYQGMYKPIKLVYRPSEPFFIIIQPQKIIAVFPIHFTDKPDVIIATTFFQELMDVGSSEKWAKAPPCCWSPIPPPGLRGELFEDLSTTGGFVSFEISPRHVKGKKLDKTVWSLLNFYAYVKFHVKSTRSFIQRRMRKRLEGLVELLHKRNIKVEDEEEEKRRHKIQENAGFKCTIRIANLPKLSVLKRRYNGFSRTIKRIRSRIRIHGFGRFRHRWLKIPKFSSSMGYTKLE; encoded by the exons ATGAGAAAGAAGGGGATATCTCTCAGTATGGCGTGTTTAGAGAGGGCCTCTCCAGCTTTGAAGGAAATCCTGCTCAAACTATACCA TGCCAACAAGTCCACAGAGATTGATCATCACTTGTATGAATTTGGGTCTGTGGAATACCATATCCAG TCATCAGCTTCAGATGAACACATTACATACTTGTCAATATCAACTCCACTACTTACCCAAGAAGTCCTGTTACCATATGGGTTTTCACATCGTACCAAACAGATGGTAACAGCAATTTGTCCTGATGCTGTTGAGATCATTGAACCTGCAAAAGAAGGATACCAGCTTACTTTAAGGCTTGATTTTGCTAAATTGCCAAACGGAAAAG ATTCACTGAAGGTAATTGCTGAGATTTCTGCTGTGCAAGCAAGAATATTAAGTTCTCGGCTTAAAGAAATTTTGATGAATGTCAACTCCCAAGATTCATATCAAGGGATGTATAAGCCAATCAAGCTTGTGTATCGCCCAAGTGAGCCTTTCTTCATAATTATACAG CCACAGAAAATCATAGCAGTATTCCCCATACATTTTACAGACAAACCAGATGTCATTATCGCAACAACCTTCTTTCAG GAACTTATGGATGTTGGAAGCTCTGAAAAATGGGCCAAAGCACCTCCTTGTTGCTGGTCACCAATTCCACCTCCAGGGTTAAGAGGGGAACTTTTTGAAGACTTGAGTACCACAGGAGGATTTGTGTCTTTTG AGATTTCTCCACGGCATGTCAAAGGTAAAAAACTGGACAAGACAGTATGGAGCTTATTGAATTTCTATGCCTATGTTAAATTCCATGTAAAG AGTACCAGAAGTTTTATTCAGAGAAGGATGAGAAAGCGTTTGGAGGGACTAGTTGAG CTCCTTCATAAGCGCAACATAAAAgtcgaagatgaagaagaagaaaagcgaAGACACAAGATTCAAG AAAATGCAGGATTCAAGTGTACGATAAGGATAGCCAATCTACCAAAACTTTCTGTCCTTAAACGAAGATATAATGGATTCAGCAGGACGATCAAGAGAATCCGATCTCGAATTAGAATCCATGGATTCGGGCGATTTCGTCACCGATGGTTGAAAATACCAAAGTTCTCTTCTTCAATGGGGTATACCAAATTAGAATAA
- the LOC112196341 gene encoding actin-related protein 2/3 complex subunit 2B isoform X1, which translates to MRKKGISLSMACLERASPALKEILLKLYHSANKSTEIDHHLYEFGSVEYHIQSSASDEHITYLSISTPLLTQEVLLPYGFSHRTKQMVTAICPDAVEIIEPAKEGYQLTLRLDFAKLPNGKDSLKVIAEISAVQARILSSRLKEILMNVNSQDSYQGMYKPIKLVYRPSEPFFIIIQPQKIIAVFPIHFTDKPDVIIATTFFQELMDVGSSEKWAKAPPCCWSPIPPPGLRGELFEDLSTTGGFVSFEISPRHVKGKKLDKTVWSLLNFYAYVKFHVKSTRSFIQRRMRKRLEGLVELLHKRNIKVEDEEEEKRRHKIQENAGFKCTIRIANLPKLSVLKRRYNGFSRTIKRIRSRIRIHGFGRFRHRWLKIPKFSSSMGYTKLE; encoded by the exons ATGAGAAAGAAGGGGATATCTCTCAGTATGGCGTGTTTAGAGAGGGCCTCTCCAGCTTTGAAGGAAATCCTGCTCAAACTATACCA CAGTGCCAACAAGTCCACAGAGATTGATCATCACTTGTATGAATTTGGGTCTGTGGAATACCATATCCAG TCATCAGCTTCAGATGAACACATTACATACTTGTCAATATCAACTCCACTACTTACCCAAGAAGTCCTGTTACCATATGGGTTTTCACATCGTACCAAACAGATGGTAACAGCAATTTGTCCTGATGCTGTTGAGATCATTGAACCTGCAAAAGAAGGATACCAGCTTACTTTAAGGCTTGATTTTGCTAAATTGCCAAACGGAAAAG ATTCACTGAAGGTAATTGCTGAGATTTCTGCTGTGCAAGCAAGAATATTAAGTTCTCGGCTTAAAGAAATTTTGATGAATGTCAACTCCCAAGATTCATATCAAGGGATGTATAAGCCAATCAAGCTTGTGTATCGCCCAAGTGAGCCTTTCTTCATAATTATACAG CCACAGAAAATCATAGCAGTATTCCCCATACATTTTACAGACAAACCAGATGTCATTATCGCAACAACCTTCTTTCAG GAACTTATGGATGTTGGAAGCTCTGAAAAATGGGCCAAAGCACCTCCTTGTTGCTGGTCACCAATTCCACCTCCAGGGTTAAGAGGGGAACTTTTTGAAGACTTGAGTACCACAGGAGGATTTGTGTCTTTTG AGATTTCTCCACGGCATGTCAAAGGTAAAAAACTGGACAAGACAGTATGGAGCTTATTGAATTTCTATGCCTATGTTAAATTCCATGTAAAG AGTACCAGAAGTTTTATTCAGAGAAGGATGAGAAAGCGTTTGGAGGGACTAGTTGAG CTCCTTCATAAGCGCAACATAAAAgtcgaagatgaagaagaagaaaagcgaAGACACAAGATTCAAG AAAATGCAGGATTCAAGTGTACGATAAGGATAGCCAATCTACCAAAACTTTCTGTCCTTAAACGAAGATATAATGGATTCAGCAGGACGATCAAGAGAATCCGATCTCGAATTAGAATCCATGGATTCGGGCGATTTCGTCACCGATGGTTGAAAATACCAAAGTTCTCTTCTTCAATGGGGTATACCAAATTAGAATAA
- the LOC112196341 gene encoding actin-related protein 2/3 complex subunit 2B isoform X3, giving the protein MRKKGISLSMACLERASPALKEILLKLYHSANKSTEIDHHLYEFGSVEYHIQSSASDEHITYLSISTPLLTQEVLLPYGFSHRTKQMVTAICPDAVEIIEPAKEGYQLTLRLDFAKLPNGKDSLKVIAEISAVQARILSSRLKEILMNVNSQDSYQGMYKPIKLVYRPSEPFFIIIQPQKIIAVFPIHFTDKPDVIIATTFFQELMDVGSSEKWAKAPPCCWSPIPPPGLRGELFEDLSTTGGFVSFEISPRHVKGKKLDKTVWSLLNFYAYVKFHVKSTRSFIQRRMRKRLEGLVELLHKRNIKVEDEEEEKRRHKIQGFKCTIRIANLPKLSVLKRRYNGFSRTIKRIRSRIRIHGFGRFRHRWLKIPKFSSSMGYTKLE; this is encoded by the exons ATGAGAAAGAAGGGGATATCTCTCAGTATGGCGTGTTTAGAGAGGGCCTCTCCAGCTTTGAAGGAAATCCTGCTCAAACTATACCA CAGTGCCAACAAGTCCACAGAGATTGATCATCACTTGTATGAATTTGGGTCTGTGGAATACCATATCCAG TCATCAGCTTCAGATGAACACATTACATACTTGTCAATATCAACTCCACTACTTACCCAAGAAGTCCTGTTACCATATGGGTTTTCACATCGTACCAAACAGATGGTAACAGCAATTTGTCCTGATGCTGTTGAGATCATTGAACCTGCAAAAGAAGGATACCAGCTTACTTTAAGGCTTGATTTTGCTAAATTGCCAAACGGAAAAG ATTCACTGAAGGTAATTGCTGAGATTTCTGCTGTGCAAGCAAGAATATTAAGTTCTCGGCTTAAAGAAATTTTGATGAATGTCAACTCCCAAGATTCATATCAAGGGATGTATAAGCCAATCAAGCTTGTGTATCGCCCAAGTGAGCCTTTCTTCATAATTATACAG CCACAGAAAATCATAGCAGTATTCCCCATACATTTTACAGACAAACCAGATGTCATTATCGCAACAACCTTCTTTCAG GAACTTATGGATGTTGGAAGCTCTGAAAAATGGGCCAAAGCACCTCCTTGTTGCTGGTCACCAATTCCACCTCCAGGGTTAAGAGGGGAACTTTTTGAAGACTTGAGTACCACAGGAGGATTTGTGTCTTTTG AGATTTCTCCACGGCATGTCAAAGGTAAAAAACTGGACAAGACAGTATGGAGCTTATTGAATTTCTATGCCTATGTTAAATTCCATGTAAAG AGTACCAGAAGTTTTATTCAGAGAAGGATGAGAAAGCGTTTGGAGGGACTAGTTGAG CTCCTTCATAAGCGCAACATAAAAgtcgaagatgaagaagaagaaaagcgaAGACACAAGATTCAAG GATTCAAGTGTACGATAAGGATAGCCAATCTACCAAAACTTTCTGTCCTTAAACGAAGATATAATGGATTCAGCAGGACGATCAAGAGAATCCGATCTCGAATTAGAATCCATGGATTCGGGCGATTTCGTCACCGATGGTTGAAAATACCAAAGTTCTCTTCTTCAATGGGGTATACCAAATTAGAATAA
- the LOC112198790 gene encoding uncharacterized protein LOC112198790, with protein sequence MASLATHFSAFVLLSPVGLRRLLCSSSLYLRNPSQFRAKTWYFSDPKWKNFDLYSLIIALPIASFSEIFLFLAFSGHPTYRFAFFQQSATIFLFWLLLLLIICRENLDPMHIDEGFVFVLAAITFFIEFSVIGKGISGLGGTMYDMLGALTLACAFSCLYLSFRPWSFFAEFFLSSGLVFKGTWMLQLGLSLYTDTFGLKGCKKMAVWPHKSENAELKCDLEEDGLRGLAVMTLLFIGHAIGVMVLSFVLFGWLARNWNWRSGEASGPLLQQLESEHQLVLMRATSQEIELE encoded by the coding sequence ATGGCATCACTAGCAACCCATTTCTCAGCGTTCGTGCTTCTCTCCCCGGTGGGCCTCCGCCGCCTGCTCTGCTCCTCCTCCCTGTACCTGAGAAACCCATCTCAGTTCCGCGCCAAAACTTGGTACTTCTCCGACCCCAAATGGAAAAACTTCGATCTCTACTCTCTCATCATCGCCCTCCCCATCGCTTCCTTCTCCGagatcttcctcttcctcgcctTCTCCGGCCACCCCACCTACCGCTTCGCCTTCTTCCAGCAGTCAGCCACCATCTTCCTCTTctggctcctcctcctcttgatcatcTGCCGCGAAAACCTAGACCCCATGCACATCGACGAGGGCTTCGTCTTCGTCTTGGCCGCGATCACGTTCTTCATCGAGTTTTCCGTCATCGGAAAAGGTATCTCCGGTTTGGGTGGGACCATGTACGACATGTTGGGTGCACTCACTCTTGCATGTGCCTTTTCTTGCTTGTACTTGTCGTTCCGGCCGTGGTCGTTTTTCGCCGAGTTCTTCTTGTCGTCCGGGTTGGTTTTTAAAGGTACGTGGATGTTGCAGCTAGGGTTGTCATTGTACACTGACACGTTTGGGCTGAAAGGCTGTAAGAAGATGGCTGTGTGGCCCCATAAGTCTGAGAATGCCGAGTTGAAGTGTGATCTTGAGGAGGATGGGTTGAGGGGTTTGGCTGTGATGACATTGTTGTTTATTGGGCATGCAATTGGGGTAAtggtgttgagttttgtgttgtTTGGGTGGCTGGCAAGGAACTGGAATTGGCGGAGCGGCGAGGCTAGCGGACCGTTGCTGCAACAGCTGGAATCAGAGCACCAACTTGTGTTGATGCGTGCTACGAGTCAAGAGATTGAGCTGGAATGA
- the LOC112196027 gene encoding 60S acidic ribosomal protein P0, translating into MGKLSKAEKKINYDAKLCRLLDDYAQVLIVAADNVGSNQLQNIRQGLRGHSIVLMGKNTMMKRSIKIHAEKTGNNAVLNLVPLLVGNVGLIFTKGDLKEVKEEVAKYKVGAPARVGLVAPVDVVVPPGNTGLDPSQTSFFQVLNIPTKINKGTVEIITPVELIKKGDKVGSSESALLAKLGIRPFSYGLVVQMVYENGSVFSPEVLDLTEDDLALAFASNVSNVAALALAISYPTIAAAPHMFLNAYKNVLAVAVATEYSFPQADKVKEYLKDPTKFAALAAPAPAAAAAAPAAAAKVEAKKEEPSEESDEDMGLGLFD; encoded by the exons ATGGGAAAACTCTCCAAGGCCGAGAAGAAGATCAACTACGATGCCAAGCTCTGCCGGCTCCTCGACGACTACGCCCAGGTTCTCATCGTCGCCGCCGATAACGTCGGCTCCAATCAGCTCCAGAACATCCGCCAGGGCTTACGCGGCCACTCCATCGTTCTCATGGGGAAGAACACCATGATGAAGAGGTCCATCAAGATTCATGCTGAAAAGACCGGAAACAATGCTGTTCTCAACCTCGTCCCCCTCCTCGTG GGTAATGTAGGTTTGATCTTCACCAAGGGTGATTTGAAGGAAGTGAAAGAAGAGGTTGCCAAGTACAAG GTTGGGGCCCCTGCTCGTGTGGGTTTGGTTGCTCCAGTTGATGTTGTTGTTCCTCCTGGCAACACTGGACTCGACCCATCCCAGACCTCTTTCTTCCAG GTGCTTAACATTCCAACTAAGATTAACAAGGGAACTGTGGAAATCATTACCCCTGTTGAACTTATTAAGAAGGGTGACAAGGTTGGGTCTTCTGAGTCTGCTCTGCTTGCCAAGCTCGGGATCAGGCCATTCTCTTATGGTCTTGTTGTCCAGATGGTGTATGAAAATGGTTCTGTTTTCAGCCCAGAGGTGCTTGATCTTACTGAGGATGATCTCGCGTTGGCGTTTGCTTCTAATGTCTCCAATGTCGCAGCATTGGCATTGGCTATTTCCTACCCAACAATTGCAGCTGCTCCACATATGTTCCTCAATGCCTACAAGAATGTGTTGGCAGTTGCTGTGGCTACTGAGTATTCCTTCCCTCAAGCAGATAAGGTCAAGGAGTATCTGAAG GATCCTACCAAGTTTGCTGCTTTGGCTgcccctgcccctgcagctgctgctgctgcccctGCTGCGGCTGCTAAGGTGGAAGCGAAGAAGGAAGAGCCTTCTGAGGAGTCAGATGAGGACATGGGTCTTGGTTTATTCGATTAA